A stretch of the Bradyrhizobium arachidis genome encodes the following:
- a CDS encoding TRAP transporter substrate-binding protein, producing MTKTNKHGASTRRRFLKTAAAGAAATVAAPAIVSAQGVTSMRWQSTWPAKDIFHEYALDFAKKVNDMTGGDLKIEVLPAGAVVPAFGLLDAVSKGTLDGGHGVLAYHYGKQNALALWGSGPGYAMDANMLLAWHKYGGGKELLEKLYASIGANVVSFPYGPMPTQPLGWYKKPMTKAEDFQGLKFRTVGISIDVFTGLGAAVNALPGGEIVSAMDRGLLDAAEFNNATSDRVLGFADVSKVCMLQSYHQNAEQLEILFNKGKFDALPDKMKAIIANAVEAASQDMAWKAIDRYSKDYEELQTKDKVKFYKTPDSILQKQLDVFDQVAEKKAGENPLFKEIVESQLAFAKRATQWEQDTVVNRRMAYNHYFGPNAKKKT from the coding sequence ATGACCAAGACAAACAAGCACGGCGCGTCCACACGTCGCCGTTTCCTCAAGACTGCCGCGGCCGGGGCCGCCGCGACGGTCGCCGCCCCGGCCATCGTCAGTGCGCAGGGCGTGACCAGCATGCGCTGGCAGAGCACCTGGCCGGCCAAGGACATTTTCCACGAATACGCGCTCGACTTCGCCAAGAAGGTCAACGACATGACCGGCGGCGATCTCAAGATCGAGGTGCTGCCCGCCGGCGCCGTGGTGCCGGCCTTCGGCCTGCTCGATGCCGTCTCCAAGGGCACACTCGACGGTGGCCACGGCGTGCTTGCCTATCACTATGGCAAGCAGAACGCGCTCGCGCTCTGGGGCTCGGGGCCGGGCTACGCCATGGACGCAAACATGCTGCTCGCCTGGCACAAATACGGCGGCGGCAAGGAGCTCTTGGAAAAGCTCTACGCCTCGATCGGCGCCAACGTGGTCTCGTTCCCCTACGGGCCGATGCCGACCCAGCCGCTCGGCTGGTACAAGAAGCCGATGACCAAGGCGGAGGACTTTCAGGGATTGAAATTCCGCACCGTCGGCATCTCCATCGACGTGTTCACCGGTCTCGGCGCCGCGGTCAACGCGCTGCCGGGCGGTGAAATCGTCTCGGCGATGGATCGGGGCCTGCTGGATGCGGCCGAGTTCAACAATGCGACCTCCGATCGCGTGCTCGGCTTCGCGGACGTCTCCAAGGTCTGCATGCTGCAGAGCTATCACCAGAATGCCGAGCAGCTCGAGATCCTGTTCAACAAGGGCAAGTTCGACGCACTGCCGGACAAGATGAAGGCCATCATCGCCAACGCCGTCGAAGCGGCGAGCCAGGACATGGCCTGGAAGGCGATCGACCGCTACTCGAAGGACTATGAGGAGCTCCAGACCAAGGACAAGGTCAAGTTCTACAAGACGCCGGACTCGATCCTGCAGAAGCAGCTCGACGTGTTCGACCAGGTGGCGGAGAAGAAGGCGGGCGAAAATCCCCTGTTCAAGGAGATCGTGGAGTCGCAACTGGCTTTCGCCAAGCGTGCGACGCAGTGGGAGCAGGACACGGTGGTGAACCGGCGCATGGCCTATAATCACTATTTCGGGCCGAACGCGAAGAAGAAGACCTGA
- a CDS encoding TRAP transporter small permease subunit: protein MNAQRFLYTIDAVSTWTGKTAAWLVVGLMGLVCAEVFKRYILNMPTAWIFDASNMLYGTLFMIAGAYTLAQNAHVRGDFLYSSMKPRTQATLDLGLYFLFFLPGIAALVYAGWDYAMDSWRINEHSNVTAEGPPVYQFKFMIPLAGVLVLLQGAAEIARCVICLKTGVWPSRLADVSEIDVIEEQLAHSEHVDEDARKAAIARAQDIEEAARQRGMGGDVQR, encoded by the coding sequence ATGAACGCGCAGCGTTTTCTTTATACCATTGACGCCGTCAGCACCTGGACCGGCAAGACGGCGGCCTGGCTGGTCGTGGGCCTGATGGGCCTCGTCTGCGCCGAGGTGTTCAAGCGCTATATCCTCAACATGCCGACGGCGTGGATCTTCGACGCCTCGAACATGCTCTACGGCACGCTGTTCATGATTGCCGGCGCCTACACGCTGGCGCAGAACGCCCATGTCCGCGGCGACTTCCTCTACTCGTCGATGAAGCCCCGTACCCAGGCCACGCTGGATCTCGGGCTGTACTTCCTGTTCTTCCTGCCCGGCATCGCTGCGCTGGTCTATGCCGGCTGGGACTATGCGATGGACTCCTGGCGCATCAACGAGCATTCCAACGTGACCGCCGAGGGCCCGCCGGTCTACCAGTTCAAGTTCATGATCCCGCTCGCGGGCGTGCTGGTGCTGCTGCAGGGCGCGGCCGAGATCGCGCGCTGCGTCATTTGTCTGAAGACCGGCGTCTGGCCGAGCCGGCTTGCCGACGTCTCCGAGATCGACGTCATCGAGGAGCAGCTCGCGCACAGCGAACATGTCGACGAGGACGCGCGCAAGGCCGCGATCGCGCGTGCGCAGGATATCGAGGAGGCCGCACGGCAGCGCGGCATGGGCGGAGATGTGCAGCGATGA